The window gtttatatattctttcacatttttcatacttgtatgtatgtcttcttagttcttgcctatacaaatactatattagtttattttaattttggataacatgttaagtaaaatttatcctagtaattataataaggaactctcataataaaaataaataatgactaaaacttttttttaaaacttatatagaataataatacaaaactatatatttaatatagaatatattgtatatattaatatggctattgtattttataataaatcttttagtaattaaactttaaaattatcaaaataaatattttcttaacgggtcgaaacaaCCCAcatgttacccgcgtgtatacccgttatCAACGgatcacccgataatgacctgATAAGTTAtagtgttgacccgaaacccgttattttcgtgtcgtatCAGAAACTGCCGGGTATGACCAATGTGTGAATAATGTACTGGTTCCAGGGATTACAAAAGAGTAGAAAGCCAACAGAAGTAATATCCAACACATACCTTGTAGTTCAATCCCATGCCCATGCATCTCGCATGAAACAATCCTATCTTTGAGTTTCTCTGCAACGACGAAGTAGTCTATTCTCATCCTTTTACCTCGATACCTGCCAGAAACCAACCAGTATGTTTATCAGGTGGTGTTACCCTGGACACCAATATATGATTATCAAAAAGACTCCCAATCATTCCTGCACATTTAAATGGAGCGACAAAGATATACAAACACTGCATGGATTTAACAATAATCATTATCAAAATTCATAGTAAGTTCTTACTTTCCTATTGGGTTTCCAGACCAGGAGAAGCCAcgctccatgtccttctccttgtgaaGGTGCCGGTATGCATCTATTAACTTTCCCCTGAAGCATAACCCACATAACCCAATTCAGAAAATCTTCAAAGAATCAAAACtcgtgaaggaaaaaaaagatataATCAGACAAAAAATATAGCTCTCAGAGTTATTCTTCAAGTAACAATTAACCTCCTCTCAGTAAATTATGTTTAAATATAGGAAATGTAGCTTATATTTTCCAGTGGATTTACATACTCTTTCAAAATGTTACCAAAACGCTTCCTCTCATTCAAGGTAAATCCAGGCTGCCCACAATCCTGCATCATCCAGAAAGCAAACCCTTCTTAGTGTTTAGTAGGCCACACTTTTAATTGACATATAGCCTCACAATCCTGCATCCATTCACCACTCCAGTTGTCTAATGCTAAAACTCGATACACTATTAATCAACAAATGGAGGAAGGGCAGCAGATAATACGGCCACCATCAACACAAATGATGGTAATTCTTCATAGAGAAGCATCTCAACCGCACAACAACTTAATGGCTTCAATTCttgtattactatttttttctcAAATGTTAAATACCAAATGGTGGATTGGAACCTCCATGTTCTACGTACATAGTAATAAAGCAGTTAAAATCCATGGAACCACCAAGTACTTCTTAACAAACAAAAATGCATATGCATCGAAAAAAGAGTGGTCACCATTCATTTCCTCCTATTCATTTTTTAGCAATTTAGGTAACATATGGCAAGTCAACTAAAACCACATACTAATTACTATGGGTATGCCAACCATAATCATGTTCAAAGAAGCTTCAGTATAAAATATAATACCTCTTTATTTGGAGGAACATAACCATTAACCTTTGCTGCACTGAAAAAATCTGGATGACTCACATCAATCTCTTCATGACTGCATATGAATTTAGGTTAAGAAAGAAGAATGTGAGTTCGGGGAAAGAAACTGATACACACAATCAGAaaagagcaagagaaaatatgaTAGAGAAATCTTAAGAGGATAAAACATCtgcacagaaagaaaaaaattcacctAACATTCAGATCACCGCACCATATAAGAGGCTTATCCGAAGATTGCAGAACAAACTCTAAAATCCTTTTatcccattttcttctccttgggaatgagttttcttcctccttccaaCCATTGTTTGGTGCATATGTGTTCAACAAATTAAATGTCTCAAATTCAGCTAGGATGACCCGGCCATCTGGTTCATGCTTTGAAACTAAAACAAAGTAAACTATATTAGCTGACTGTTGATCCATGTGCAAGTCAATATAAAGAAAATAGCGGTGGGGATAGAGATGCAAGCACAAAGATTAAAAGTTTTCTCCCCCTACATGGTTGGACCAGAATATGTACACACACTTTCCATTTCTAAGAGAGTCAGACTTAATTATTAAGAATCTCTGAAATAATATAAGTTCATTGTTCTTAACATAATCAATTGGATATTTACATACACTTTACATAATTTGgcaggcaaaaaaaaaaagtagaatgAAATGATCCGAAACTAAGTAGGCAGCATAGATATTGATGTTTGTAACTTGAAAGTAAGAAGTTGGCTTCATATGTGACTTTCAGTGGGTGCATGTTATTAAAAGAAATAGAGTATTAACCAGCAAACCTTTTCTGTCAAGATTGAAAAATACTTTTTGTGGCTGTAAACACTTCTTTACAAATAATGCAGTTCCTGCATACTTTGAATCTGAAAGAGACCACCAGACACGATAATCTCCAAAGGGTGGGCTTGACAGGGCACGCATAATTATCTGCATAATTTGAGACAGGAAAATAGGTAACCAACCTATACATTAGAAGAGATCATCATTTCGACCCTTTTTGCATGCAATGATCAAACATACAAGGTGAGAAATACGAAGTGGAATATCGATTGAATGGATGGAGAATCTAACTCAATCAATGAAGCTTGATCCCATTCCCATAAACCATTAGAATCACGAAAATATCTTGGTACTACCATACTGCCCTAAGACAACCAACAAAACTCAAGAGAGCAAACCTGTAcaaaaagtatttttaaaaaatcCTTGAACTaagaaagagtaaattgtagtaatggtcccttaactaaaaatccattaccattggtccctgaactcatcaaaatgtataGCTATGGTCCttttcatcaacttcatcaaaattttgtcaaaatgagttatgttggaaggaccattgctacaattggggtccctcaactcatcaaaacgtgtagctatggtccttttcgtcaacttcgtccgaattttgtcaaaacgagttatgttggaacgacaattgctacaattgggttaaagttgagggacaatttctccagttggattaaagttgagggacaaatggtaatggattttaattgagggaccatagctgcccgttttgataagttgagggaccaatggtaatgaaattttagttgagggaccattgctccaattgagttaaagttaagggaccattgctactaTTTACTCAACTAAGAAACTAAAAGCTTTCTAGACATAATTGGGTAATGTCCTAAGTTTTTGCGGTGTCATATAACACTCCAAAACTTCAAGCATAATGCTTTGAGTATGACAATGGTCAATGATCGGAATGAAACAGTTCAACTTCAACTTCAACAAGCACATTCTCCAACCGAAGTCTTAATTCATAAAAATATCATACCTGCTTTTCTTCACGTGACGAGGAAGTGTCATCTTTCAACTCTCCTGGGTTTTTAGGTCCACCCTTTGAACCAGCAGCAGGCATCCTTACTTCCTAATATCAATGTGCAGTTAGAAAGTTGTCACGAATgcaatttccgaaaaaaaatgCTTTCAGAATCATTACTTAGCAAAGCAAagcatatgaagaaaaatataGACCAACAAAACCGAACTAACCAATCAATCAACTAACGAATATACATCTCAGAaaaccacaatcaatcaatcaactaACCAATCAATCAACTAAACCGAACTAAATCACGAACGACGAAACAATTAAATCCAATACTAAATCAAAATATACATCTGAGAAAACCAAAagacaaaaaatttaaacaaatgtGAAACCCTGCTGCTACAAATGTATCAAATTTCCAAAACTCCAGCTAACAAATTTCCCGAATTGCTAAAAAAAGATCAAAACTAAACTAAAATACACATCTGGAGAACATAAAAGACTATAAATTTAGATATCAAATTTCCCCAATTGctcaaaaacatcaaaattaaaTGCCCCATTACACCagaataataaaaaatcaagtACACTTTTGATAGCAAGCAAAAAATCGATGTGGATTAGTGAAAAAACAGAGAATGTATCCCACCTGTATCGCAATAACATCTGGGTCGATGCTCGAGACGAACTGGGTGAACTCGGGCCAGTTGTTCTTCACCCGGAGAAGAAAGCTGTTGGCATTCCACGTTATGAACTTGAGCGGCTGTTTCTTGGCGGCGTCCTCCGCTGATATTTTGTCGTTATCTGTGGAAGGAGGTGCGAGTGTGGGTTTCTTGGCGGAGCCGTCTTTCCCTACAGGTTGGAAGAAACGTTTCATCGTCGTCTTCTTCGAGGCTTTGAGAGCTTTTTACAGTGTTTTGTTCCCCACTGAACAAAAGTCCTCGTCTTTTACATGGAAAAGATCTTCGCAAGATCTATTGTATATGATACGATTAATTTTCGTTAAacactatttatttttttcctcttaCATAACCAAAGCTTTTGAAATGACAGTTCTACCCATTGAGTGAGTTGGAAAACTAAGGCATGATTTTTATTTTGAGAAATAAAGAATTTATAATTTGTTACTATAATTAAGAATTCTTAACAAGTGAAGTGGGTACTATCGTGATATACGTTACTGTAACGAATCATGTCATATTTAACGAATTGATCGAAACATAATACACTTGTTTGCCAGGTTGGGTGGGACCAAATACTAAGCGACCGTTGTTTTTTGAGCTTTATTGAGTTTGTAGTTTTCGTGGTGATAGTATAGTCAGAAGATATTTCGgtcataaaaaatactaatttaAACTCATGTGGTGAAGTTTATTACAAATTAAGCTCAACGTTGAAAGTTTCGTCCCTATCATCACAGGGACCGTTAATCCAattaggccttttttttttttagtagtgTCACATTGCTAAGTGGTGTGAAGTGTCGGACAATAAAAATTTTCCTTGACCTGGAAAAATTATAGGTCATATCACCCAATAAGACAATATAACATCATTAAACTTTCacctttcttttttgttggatACTAAAATTCTACTTAGAAATCATATTGtattataaataggcaaaagtttgAGATATAACATTTGCTAGAGACATGAGCGAGGTTGtagtaaaatattataaaatggtTGCAAATAAGAGAGAAATAGGAGGATACTGAAAAtattctagttttctttcttttcttgttgtTCTTCTTATTGTTTAACATTCGTAATGTTTTATTTATAGAGTAAGTACCTtggaaacaaacaaattaaattattaatcatATGAAAAGTTTACTGTatgcatgtgggcatacatacccactatttacaacactcccccttggatgcccacatatcaacatcagttgcctcgttaaaaccttgcttggaaaaaccagtgggaaaaaaccatagcgaaggaaaaagagtacaactttacccgGATTGTTGATATGGTGTTAAGCATGCTTATGTTGcatcgttaaaaccttgataggaatcgaaggaaaaatagtacaacatgaatgtatcatggatgctccccctgaattgtatctccccctgattcctcattcttcaaatttgtaagccgacgtaatccgattccctgcactaacttctgaaatgtgcactttggtagagatttggtgaacaagtctgtcaaattttcattggaacagATTTGtatgacttcaataactttagccttctgaagctcatgtgcactgaaaaacCTTGAAGATATATGCTTAGTCTTATCACCCTTGATGAATCATTCCTTCATCTGGGTaacacaggctgcattatctttATGAATGACAGTTGAAGTGTTTGTCTTTAAAGGTAtaccacatgaattccggatgtgatggatcattgatcttaaccaagaacactCACGACTTGCTGCATGTAAATCCATTATTTCtgagtgattggaagatgtagcaactaatgtttgctttgttgagcgccatgaaattgcagtatctctattagtgaacacatatccaatTTGTGAGCGGCTTTATGCGGATCGAAGAAAAAACCAGCATCTGTGTATCCAACAAGGATCTGGTCATTTGTGGACTTGTCTTagtagaagagacccatgtTTGTTGTCCTACGAAGGTATCAtagaacatctttgactcccttccaatgacgaattgttggatCAAAGCTatacctggctaacaagtttactgaaaaagctatatctggtctagtacattgtgctaaatacaataaaacaCCTATTGCACTCAattatggtacttctggaccaaagaccagttcatcatcttcttttggaaggaatggatctttcttaatgtccaaagaacgaacgactattggggtgctaagtggataagccttgtccatgccaaatcgcttcagtattttttcaatgtaagctgattgatggaccaaaattccattagcacattgctcgatctgcaggccaagacaatattttgttttaccaaggtctttcatttcaaatttgcTTTTCAGATACTTAGCGGTTTTATTTAGCTCTTCAAGGGTTCTAATTCCAACTAGattcatatcatcaacatatactgccactatagcgaaatcagtatttgatttcttaatgaacacataaaggcagatgacattgttggcatatccttctttgatcaaatactcactgagacgattataccacattcgcccagattgtttcagcccatataATGATCACCTTAATTTGATTAAGAACATACCTTGTGGTTTGTTAGTCGTTTCatgcaacttaagtccttctagGACTTTCATacatatgtcagtatctaattctccatatagatacgcagtgatgacatccataagtcgcatatCAAGTTTCTCtgaaaccactaaacttattaagtaacagaacgtaattgcgtccattaTAGGAGAGTGtgtctcttcataatcaattccaagtctttgtgaaaaacctcGTGCAACGAGTCTTGCTTTATTTCTTGCAATCTTATTTTTCTCGTTGCatttccttgtgaatacccatttgtaacctacgGGGTTTACACCAGGCGGGGTTTGGACTATTGGTCCATAAACACTTCGTCTTTCCAAGAAATTTAATTCTgtctggattgcatctttctaCTTAGGCCAATCATGTCTttgtttgcattcatcaacagagcggggctcaatgtcatcgcttaatatgatttcagtggctactgcGAAAGCGAACATAtcatcgatgattatttcattttgatTCCACAATttattagtacatgcataatttatggagatttctttactttcatgtacttctgtctcttcaaggacatgtgcctcatcaaggacattttctttttcagaaAATTTAGAATCATGAATTGCGGATGTATCATTCGCTTTCTTttcctgaatgatttcatttggattcagttgtgccttcatctttctctttttctttcgagGGGCTAACAAGGACATCAATTCTTacaggtgcatttgcagctagtatatgtgactttgtcactttcgaagcatcattaaatgcatatggaatttgattagcaatactttgaagatgaacgatcattttcacttcatcttcacattgagtgcttcgtggatcaaaatgagacagggtgggaacaacccatgtcagtTCTTGCCGTTCTTTTGGAATGGTCTTTTCTCCTCCTAAtgatgggaagactgtctcattaaagtgacaatcagcaaaacgggctgtaaacatatcacttGTTAAGgattccaaatatctaatgatagatggtgaatcaaaacccacataaattctcaGTTTgtgctgaggccccattttagTGCGTTGTGTCGGTGCAATAAGCACATAAACAGCATAACCAAAAACTCggaaatgtgaaatgtttggctgatgcctaaacacgagttgtattgatgagtattggtggttggctatgggtGTCAAccgaaccaatgatgcagcatgtaagatgtcatgtccccatgcagagactgacaattttgttttcataagtAGAGTGTAagctattaattgaagccgcttgataaatgcctctgctaagccattttgagtatggacatgaggaataaagtgttcaacatcaatgcccaatgtcatgcagtaatcatcaaaggtttgagacataaattcaccagcgttatcaagtcggatttacttaatgggatgatctgggaattgtgctcgcaacttaattatctaAGCGAGAAGTCTTGCAAACGttacatttcgagtagacaacAGGCAAACATATGACCATCGGGTAGATGcttcaaccaaaaccataaaatatcgaaatggtccacaaagTGGTTGAATAGGCCCACAAATATCCctttgaattctttgcaaaaatgatggggattcaacatcaacctttagttgtaatggtctaattaccaacttcccttggaaacaagccttgcaagggttatcatttgagacattaatgtgtctgctcaataatggatgtccattagagtttgTAATGATCTTGCGCATCATGGTGAATCCTGGATGAcccagacggtcatgccaaagcatataaacttttgaatcaatgaacttctggttcatgacagtatgtgcctcaattgtttttatgtatgtataatacaatccactcgataaaccatgcaacttctccaatatacgttTATGGGTATCATTGCAGGTAATGCATAGatattccacattttctgcacttttcgttttaatgtggtatccatttagacgTATGTCTTTAAAATTTAACAAATTTCGAGTGGATTGAGTAGCGTACAACGCATTTTGTAtgaacaatattgttccatttggtaacatgatctgggcttttcctgagccttcaattacatctgattgccctaatattgttgttacctttacttttgcaagtatCAAGTTTaagaaatactttcgatctcgaagtattgtaTGTGTAGTTGCACTGTCTGCAAGACAAAAATCTCCACCATTGCTCTTGTTTTGAGAACAACaataatttttatccatgctcTCTGAGTAATGGAAATTACAATTAAAagtagtttattcatactggaatactacttttattgaattgaaagtgCAAGCATTAAATCACAAGTACAAATAACAAgagtacatcaaacataaatgaTTTAATCGGACCCAAACACTTCATTCCATCTTTCAATAATGAAGTCTGAAACATGTAGGTGGGTTGTGTTTAATTGTCCTGATAAATCGAACACTGGATCATATATATCCATTTGTTTAGCTTAGTTAAGAAAATTGGTCTCGACACCCTTCTTCTTTAGGGAGGCTTGATACAGATCCaccagatgttttggggtacgacaTGTACGTGCCCAGTGCCCATTGCCACCATACCTATGGCAAACTCCGTCAGGATTTCTAGGAGTGTTCATATGAGTTTTGTCTTTTTGGCGATTTGCATTTTTAAAGCTCGGGCTTGTATTATGCCTTAGAATctggttgtgaaactggacaccatggttcttgccatTTCAGCCTCACTTGTGGCCACAtcctcgtttgtaattattgccaTGAGAGGATGTGGTATTCCCTTCAAGGGAAAcagcattcacttctgggaatggtGCTAATCCAGTAGGCCGGGATTGATGATTCTGTAGGCTGGGATTGATGATTCTGCATCAGAAGCTCATTATTTTGCTCAGCTACAAAGAGCACAGATATCAACTGATTGTACTGAGTAAAGCCTCGCTCTCTATACTACTTATGCAGGAGCACGTTGAAGGCATGGAAagtgctgaaagtcttttccagcatGTCTTCCTCAGTAATGGTTTCTCCATAGAGCTTCAACTAGGAGGTAATTTTGAACATagcagaattgtactcagccacCGTCTTAAAATCATGGATCCTTAGGTGAACCTACTCATAATAAGCCCTCAGAAGAATCACCGTTTTCTGgtgattgtatttatttttcagTGCCTTCCAGAGTATTAGTGGATCTTCAACCGTGAGGTACTCGCTCTTTAGTCCCTCATCAAGGTGGCGAGGATAAAGATCATGGCTTTCGCCCTATCTTGAGAGGATGCACTGTTATCATTCTTAATAGTTTATCCAAGATTCGTTGCCTCCAGATGAATCTTGGCATCCATtacccaggtaaggtaattcttcccaGTAATATCCAaggcaacaaaatcaagttttgccaagtttgtcattttcttttctgaaagaaaaatgaggtgtgtaagaacttgcaataatatgtattttggAGGAACgtattgttagaacttctggttcttacaaatttttcattttgatattcAAGACAAAATGATGATCACTTGAAACTTCAGGCTCAAGATTTACATGATAAATGAGgagggcgattgtaccgcaccattctcatcgaAATAACATAGGATGGGCGATTATTTCGCATCACTCAAacaacagaaaaattaaatatgcagAGCAGGATGAGTGATTAtaccacaccacctaaaattgcaataaaattcaATAGCaggcaaatttaaatatgcagggtagggtggacgattataccgctccacttaaaatttgcagtaaaattaaatcTGCAGTTCA is drawn from Malus domestica chromosome 14, GDT2T_hap1 and contains these coding sequences:
- the LOC103431141 gene encoding DNA-(apurinic or apyrimidinic site) endonuclease, with amino-acid sequence MKRFFQPVGKDGSAKKPTLAPPSTDNDKISAEDAAKKQPLKFITWNANSFLLRVKNNWPEFTQFVSSIDPDVIAIQEVRMPAAGSKGGPKNPGELKDDTSSSREEKQIIMRALSSPPFGDYRVWWSLSDSKYAGTALFVKKCLQPQKVFFNLDRKVSKHEPDGRVILAEFETFNLLNTYAPNNGWKEEENSFPRRRKWDKRILEFVLQSSDKPLIWCGDLNVSHEEIDVSHPDFFSAAKVNGYVPPNKEDCGQPGFTLNERKRFGNILKEGKLIDAYRHLHKEKDMERGFSWSGNPIGKYRGKRMRIDYFVVAEKLKDRIVSCEMHGHGIELQGFYGSDHCPVSLVLSEGDTASTETGLPA